From the Thermodesulfobacteriota bacterium genome, one window contains:
- a CDS encoding DsrE family protein, giving the protein MNTKTHLYVLWTNDNPLTAEKMVFMYTVNSLIHGWWDKVTLIIWGATTKLVSEDINIQQKIEEALNAGVHITACKACADQLKVTEILEKMNIEVKYWGDPLTQILKNKDTLLTI; this is encoded by the coding sequence ATGAATACCAAGACACATCTTTATGTACTATGGACCAATGATAATCCGCTTACAGCAGAAAAGATGGTTTTTATGTACACGGTAAACTCTTTGATTCATGGCTGGTGGGATAAAGTAACCCTTATTATCTGGGGCGCCACAACTAAACTGGTGAGCGAAGACATCAATATCCAACAAAAAATTGAAGAAGCATTGAATGCAGGTGTCCACATAACCGCCTGCAAGGCGTGTGCCGATCAATTAAAAGTGACTGAAATATTAGAAAAAATGAATATAGAAGTTAAATACTGGGGAGACCCGCTGACTCAAATTTTAAAGAATAAGGATACACTTTTAACCATATGA